One window from the genome of Paraconexibacter algicola encodes:
- a CDS encoding Crp/Fnr family transcriptional regulator — protein sequence MAETTALLSRVPVFEALGDTDLEHIARVAVPRRFAPHQVIFREGDTSDTCYLVRQGHARALREHGDGRSIALAHFGPGDIFGELAMFDDEKRSATVEALDEVEALAILGQDMRRLMRDHPDIAVNLVVGLGRRLREANERLARQSFQTVQSRVAEVLVQLCEQARNEGAGEEDVLVTITQADIAQLAGSSRESASRFMAVLERAGVLTQGRGRVTIHQPGALRGYIY from the coding sequence GTGGCCGAGACGACCGCTTTGCTCTCCCGGGTTCCCGTCTTCGAGGCGCTGGGCGACACCGACCTCGAGCACATCGCCCGCGTGGCCGTTCCGCGGCGCTTCGCGCCGCACCAGGTGATCTTCCGCGAGGGCGACACCTCGGACACCTGCTACCTCGTGCGGCAGGGCCACGCGCGGGCGCTGCGCGAGCACGGCGACGGGCGCAGCATCGCGCTCGCGCACTTCGGTCCGGGCGACATCTTCGGCGAGCTGGCGATGTTCGACGACGAGAAGCGCTCGGCGACCGTGGAGGCGCTCGACGAGGTCGAGGCGCTGGCGATCCTCGGCCAGGACATGCGGCGGCTGATGCGCGACCACCCGGACATCGCGGTCAACCTCGTCGTCGGGCTCGGGCGGCGGCTGCGGGAGGCCAACGAGCGCCTCGCGCGCCAGTCCTTCCAGACGGTGCAGAGCCGCGTCGCCGAGGTGCTCGTCCAGCTCTGCGAGCAGGCCCGCAACGAGGGCGCGGGCGAGGAGGACGTGCTCGTCACGATCACCCAGGCGGACATCGCGCAGCTCGCCGGCTCCAGCCGCGAGTCGGCCAGCCGCTTCATGGCGGTGCTCGAGCGGGCGGGCGTGCTCACGCAGGGCCGCGGCCGCGTCACGATCCACCAGCCGGGCGCGCTGCGGGGCTACATCTACTGA
- a CDS encoding ASCH domain-containing protein, protein MQVLNFYSTIFADQLKRGRKTATIRLGDKSHKYKKNQAVMVTIGYQHSPREKIFDAVIDQVEVKRVKDLTPRDIEHDNPEFRRHEEMIHFLEQIYGKSVTMDDIVTVVRFSQIIENPPTFTDRLHGIGGAQN, encoded by the coding sequence ATGCAGGTCCTGAACTTCTACTCGACGATCTTCGCCGACCAGCTCAAGCGCGGCCGCAAGACGGCCACGATCCGGCTCGGTGACAAGTCGCACAAGTACAAGAAGAACCAGGCGGTGATGGTCACCATCGGGTACCAGCACTCGCCGCGCGAGAAGATCTTCGACGCGGTCATCGACCAGGTCGAGGTCAAGCGCGTGAAGGACCTGACGCCGCGGGACATCGAGCACGACAACCCCGAGTTCCGCCGCCACGAGGAGATGATCCACTTCCTCGAGCAGATCTACGGCAAGTCCGTGACGATGGACGACATCGTCACCGTCGTGCGGTTCTCGCAGATCATCGAGAACCCGCCGACCTTCACCGATCGCCTGCACGGCATCGGTGGGGCGCAGAACTAG
- the groL gene encoding chaperonin GroEL (60 kDa chaperone family; promotes refolding of misfolded polypeptides especially under stressful conditions; forms two stacked rings of heptamers to form a barrel-shaped 14mer; ends can be capped by GroES; misfolded proteins enter the barrel where they are refolded when GroES binds) — MAHKEIKFDSSARKALEAGVDAVANAVKVTLGPKGRYVVLDKKFGAPTITNDGVTIAREIEVEDVFENQGAQLVREVATATNDVAGDGTTTATVLAQAIVRAGLKNVAAGANPLALKKGIETAVNSIVDNIAKQSKPVSGKEQIARVASISAGDDEIGDVIADAIDKVGKDGVVNVEEGNTFGLELEFTEGMQFDKGYVSPYMVTDQDRMEAVLEDPFILIANQKIGSVRDVLPVLEQVIQSGKSILIIAEDLEGEALATLVVNKLRGTFTGVAVKAPGFGDRRKRMLEDIAILTGGEVITEEMGLKLENTQITQLGRARRVVVSKDATTIVDGAGDAAAIKGRINQIKSEVENTDSDFDREKLQERLAKLSGGVAVVKVGAATETEVKEKKHRVEDALQATRAALEEGIVPGGGVALLQAADTLKLDDYDSDEQTGARIILRSLEEPLRQIAENAGLEGSVVVNDVRKAKKGHGLNAATGEIVDLIAEGVIDPAMVTRSALQNAASIAKNILTTEAIVAEIPEKDGGGMGGGMPDMGGMM; from the coding sequence ATGGCTCATAAGGAGATCAAGTTCGACTCGTCCGCGCGCAAGGCCCTCGAGGCCGGCGTGGACGCCGTCGCCAACGCCGTCAAGGTGACGCTCGGCCCGAAGGGCCGCTACGTCGTCCTCGACAAGAAGTTCGGCGCCCCGACGATCACCAACGACGGTGTCACCATCGCTCGTGAGATCGAGGTCGAGGACGTCTTCGAGAACCAGGGCGCGCAGCTCGTCCGCGAGGTCGCCACGGCGACCAACGACGTCGCCGGCGACGGCACCACCACCGCGACCGTCCTCGCGCAGGCCATCGTCCGCGCGGGCCTGAAGAACGTCGCGGCCGGCGCCAACCCGCTCGCGCTCAAGAAGGGCATCGAGACGGCGGTCAACTCGATCGTCGACAACATCGCCAAGCAGTCCAAGCCCGTCAGCGGCAAGGAGCAGATCGCGCGCGTCGCGTCCATCTCCGCCGGTGACGACGAGATCGGCGACGTCATCGCCGACGCGATCGACAAGGTCGGCAAGGACGGCGTCGTGAACGTCGAGGAGGGCAACACCTTCGGCCTCGAGCTCGAGTTCACCGAGGGCATGCAGTTCGACAAGGGCTACGTCTCGCCCTACATGGTCACCGACCAGGACCGCATGGAGGCCGTGCTCGAGGATCCGTTCATCCTCATCGCGAACCAGAAGATCGGCTCCGTCCGCGACGTCCTGCCCGTCCTGGAGCAGGTCATCCAGTCCGGCAAGAGCATCCTCATCATCGCCGAGGACCTCGAGGGCGAGGCCCTCGCGACCCTCGTCGTGAACAAGCTGCGCGGCACCTTCACGGGCGTCGCGGTCAAGGCGCCGGGCTTCGGCGACCGCCGCAAGCGCATGCTCGAGGACATCGCCATCCTGACCGGCGGCGAGGTCATCACCGAGGAGATGGGCCTCAAGCTCGAGAACACCCAGATCACGCAGCTCGGTCGCGCCCGTCGCGTCGTCGTGTCGAAGGACGCCACGACCATCGTCGACGGCGCCGGCGATGCGGCCGCCATCAAGGGCCGCATCAACCAGATCAAGTCCGAGGTCGAGAACACCGACTCCGACTTCGACCGCGAGAAGCTCCAGGAGCGCCTCGCGAAGCTGTCCGGCGGCGTCGCGGTCGTCAAGGTCGGCGCGGCCACCGAGACCGAGGTCAAGGAGAAGAAGCACCGCGTCGAGGACGCCCTGCAGGCGACCCGTGCGGCGCTCGAGGAGGGCATCGTCCCCGGTGGCGGCGTCGCGCTGCTCCAGGCGGCCGACACCCTGAAGCTCGACGACTACGACTCCGACGAGCAGACCGGCGCGCGCATCATCCTGCGCTCGCTGGAGGAGCCGCTCCGTCAGATCGCCGAGAACGCCGGCCTCGAGGGCTCGGTCGTCGTCAACGACGTCCGCAAGGCGAAGAAGGGCCACGGCCTCAACGCCGCGACCGGCGAGATCGTCGACCTCATCGCCGAGGGCGTCATCGACCCGGCCATGGTCACGCGCTCCGCGCTGCAGAACGCGGCGTCGATCGCGAAGAACATCCTCACCACCGAGGCCATCGTCGCCGAGATCCCCGAGAAGGACGGCGGCGGGATGGGTGGCGGCATGCCCGACATGGGCGGCATGATGTAG
- a CDS encoding PKD domain-containing protein, with the protein MRPVQRVVALATTLLAVLCCSPASAAGPTWQVETLSSPDGSASHTKNVSASDGTGATTVAWLECVGGRCDLFARTRSAGGTFGPERRLTGEEDEKLSNGSVDARFPIASNPAGDVVVAWVSCLDPSTNGEPYACRVRYAVKRRGTTTWTPAATAAAVAAPYGEWPTRPAVAINDEGDVTIAWDRHANADASSAVQAVTLQDENGTYAAGSVVGLSPSGGSYVRNENVVVTTRTDGTAVAAWSRHDGGCNTVRYATQNPGGSWDPSGQLNHGSCDVLNAAAISFALARDGDGVLATYSWSQFVSGSRDWSIQARTIGADDSLSAPQLVSDRRGLWNTSDTAYEDDIRPLVTNAAGDAVLAVYADVPGAIGSFPDVLPTAFTRRNGVWTEHILDPVNTTSAGSVQFVPGAALEADGTATVIWTQPQQDSGYRDVYVARHPRDGAWTSAQRISDPDDHAYYPFVSAGGDGPPVVTWWAQGPAGSPIRASVLRGTVNQAPTASFDYTPAAPVAGQVTTFTSTSSDPDGTIADTRWDLDDDGDFDDVVGTTAQATFTQAGTYTVEVRVSDNGGETATASRQITVAPAPAGGGDGGPTPPGGSTPPPGGGGSGGGGGGATPPVVVTPPAPFGFVVGGTQDTAASRAMPAVVGRSLDDARDKVLRGVVYADVTADRVIRDAEDLPKRPGGGRWKVGEVIAQTPAAKSTHATSTTAQLAVRLQYWAGEKGDRSHCSALRASLKQDDLDLALAQLKAAGCGSGSDLVLVPTKSAADPIVKSIAKDGDVTVNVPTDQSKLDIVTWRTSGVLSSTDPGPVADDFSLTAGQPNTFGVTLRDRAGRRVQGARVRIDLHEVGGSDVTRQTSSAGVTAATVTPKKAGTIHVLSEWADRSGERIYGYTSFRVRDRGEKGGFTTVTGRTYTWSRSSRRFTLSSAPRASAAGLPEFFAAITSCLKALGGQVAQLTGGATEQVVGATKQFGVSIMSLGRGTVSGDPQAAQVTRVTSGLWRIGPNGVVASGGGNVIAPGGANVVAAGGANVIAAGGLNLISDNGLGVIAPGGGNLITLPDGAKVIAPGGANVVAAGGLNLISDNGLGVIAAGGGNVIAAGGLN; encoded by the coding sequence ATGCGCCCGGTCCAGCGGGTCGTCGCCCTCGCGACGACGCTCCTCGCCGTCCTCTGCTGCTCGCCGGCGTCCGCCGCCGGGCCGACGTGGCAGGTGGAGACCCTGTCCTCGCCCGACGGGAGCGCCTCGCACACCAAGAACGTGTCGGCCTCGGACGGCACCGGCGCCACGACCGTGGCCTGGCTGGAGTGCGTCGGCGGCCGCTGCGACCTCTTCGCCCGCACCCGCTCGGCCGGCGGGACCTTCGGGCCGGAACGCCGCCTCACCGGCGAGGAGGACGAGAAGCTGTCCAACGGCTCGGTCGACGCGCGGTTCCCGATCGCGTCGAACCCCGCCGGCGACGTCGTGGTCGCCTGGGTCTCGTGCCTGGACCCGTCCACGAACGGCGAGCCGTACGCGTGTCGCGTCCGCTACGCGGTGAAGCGCCGCGGCACCACGACGTGGACGCCGGCCGCGACGGCCGCCGCCGTCGCAGCGCCGTACGGCGAGTGGCCCACCCGGCCGGCGGTCGCGATCAACGACGAAGGCGACGTGACCATCGCCTGGGACCGTCACGCCAACGCCGACGCGAGCAGCGCGGTCCAGGCCGTGACGCTGCAGGACGAGAACGGCACGTATGCGGCCGGGTCCGTCGTCGGCCTGAGCCCCTCGGGTGGGAGCTACGTCCGCAACGAGAACGTCGTCGTCACGACCCGCACCGATGGGACCGCGGTGGCGGCCTGGAGTCGGCACGACGGAGGGTGCAACACCGTCCGCTACGCGACGCAGAACCCGGGCGGCTCCTGGGACCCCTCGGGCCAGCTCAACCACGGCAGCTGCGACGTCCTCAACGCGGCGGCGATCAGCTTCGCCCTCGCGCGTGACGGCGACGGCGTCCTGGCCACCTACAGCTGGTCGCAGTTCGTCAGCGGCAGCCGCGACTGGTCGATCCAGGCGCGGACGATCGGCGCGGACGACAGCCTCTCGGCCCCGCAGCTCGTGAGCGACCGGCGCGGACTGTGGAACACGAGCGACACCGCCTACGAGGACGACATCCGGCCCCTCGTGACCAACGCCGCGGGTGACGCGGTCCTGGCCGTCTACGCCGACGTCCCGGGCGCCATCGGCTCGTTCCCCGACGTGCTCCCCACGGCGTTCACGCGGCGCAACGGCGTGTGGACCGAGCACATCCTGGATCCCGTCAACACGACCTCCGCCGGCAGCGTCCAGTTCGTCCCGGGCGCCGCGCTCGAGGCGGACGGCACCGCCACGGTGATCTGGACCCAGCCGCAGCAGGACTCGGGCTACCGCGACGTGTACGTCGCGCGCCATCCGCGCGACGGTGCCTGGACCTCGGCGCAGCGCATCAGCGACCCCGACGACCACGCCTACTACCCCTTCGTCTCGGCCGGGGGCGACGGCCCGCCGGTGGTCACGTGGTGGGCGCAGGGACCGGCCGGCTCCCCGATCCGCGCGAGCGTCCTGCGGGGCACCGTGAACCAGGCGCCGACCGCGTCGTTCGACTACACGCCCGCGGCCCCGGTGGCCGGGCAGGTCACGACCTTCACGTCGACCTCCTCCGACCCGGACGGCACGATCGCCGACACGCGCTGGGACCTCGACGACGACGGGGACTTCGACGACGTGGTCGGGACGACCGCGCAGGCGACGTTCACGCAGGCGGGCACCTACACCGTCGAGGTGCGGGTGTCCGACAACGGCGGCGAGACCGCGACGGCCTCGCGGCAGATCACCGTGGCCCCGGCGCCGGCGGGCGGCGGGGACGGCGGACCGACCCCGCCCGGCGGCTCCACCCCGCCGCCCGGTGGCGGTGGCAGCGGCGGCGGTGGCGGTGGCGCGACCCCGCCGGTGGTCGTGACCCCGCCGGCCCCGTTCGGCTTCGTGGTCGGCGGCACGCAGGACACGGCGGCCTCGCGGGCGATGCCCGCCGTCGTCGGGCGGAGCCTCGACGACGCCCGCGACAAGGTCCTGCGCGGCGTCGTCTACGCCGACGTCACGGCCGACCGGGTCATCCGCGACGCGGAGGACCTCCCCAAGCGTCCGGGCGGCGGGAGGTGGAAGGTCGGCGAGGTCATCGCCCAGACCCCCGCCGCGAAGAGCACGCACGCCACCAGCACGACGGCGCAGCTCGCGGTCCGCCTGCAGTACTGGGCGGGCGAGAAGGGTGACCGGTCGCACTGCTCGGCGCTGCGCGCGTCGCTGAAGCAGGACGACCTCGACCTCGCGCTCGCCCAGCTGAAGGCCGCCGGGTGCGGCAGCGGCTCGGACCTCGTCCTCGTGCCGACGAAGAGCGCCGCGGATCCGATCGTGAAGTCGATCGCGAAGGACGGCGACGTCACGGTCAACGTGCCGACCGACCAGTCGAAGCTCGACATCGTCACGTGGCGCACCTCCGGCGTCCTGAGCTCGACCGACCCGGGCCCGGTGGCCGACGACTTCTCGCTCACCGCAGGGCAGCCGAACACGTTCGGCGTCACCCTCCGCGACCGTGCGGGCCGTCGCGTCCAGGGCGCCCGCGTCCGGATCGACCTCCACGAGGTCGGCGGGAGCGACGTCACCCGGCAGACCAGCTCCGCCGGCGTCACCGCGGCGACCGTCACGCCGAAGAAGGCCGGCACCATCCACGTGCTCAGCGAGTGGGCGGACCGCTCCGGCGAGCGGATCTACGGCTACACGAGCTTCCGGGTGCGGGACCGCGGCGAGAAGGGCGGCTTCACGACCGTCACGGGCCGCACGTACACCTGGTCGCGATCCTCGCGGCGGTTCACGCTGTCGAGCGCGCCGCGCGCGAGCGCGGCGGGCCTCCCGGAGTTCTTCGCCGCGATCACGTCGTGCCTGAAGGCGCTCGGCGGACAGGTGGCCCAGCTCACCGGCGGGGCCACCGAGCAGGTCGTCGGCGCGACGAAGCAGTTCGGCGTGTCGATCATGTCGCTCGGCCGGGGCACCGTCAGCGGCGACCCGCAGGCCGCGCAGGTGACCAGGGTGACCAGCGGCCTGTGGCGGATCGGCCCGAACGGCGTCGTCGCCTCCGGGGGCGGCAACGTCATCGCCCCGGGCGGCGCGAACGTCGTCGCGGCCGGTGGCGCGAACGTGATCGCGGCGGGTGGCCTGAACCTGATCTCCGACAACGGCCTCGGGGTCATCGCCCCGGGCGGCGGCAACCTGATCACGCTGCCGGACGGCGCCAAGGTCATCGCTCCCGGCGGCGCGAACGTCGTCGCCGCGGGCGGGCTCAACCTGATCTCCGACAACGGCCTCGGCGTCATCGCCGCGGGCGGCGGGAACGTCATCGCGGCGGGCGGGCTCAACTAG
- a CDS encoding zinc-dependent metalloprotease family protein translates to MRLPVLLLSATLVALSSSPALAAPSLRQDGRTVRFADPTVTATTTTTLQGDLVELSHGPERYLLERPSGELVPVDFGDVELPEASLDNPVTATVTDAGEVRRATLDTSPRSTTGPVSSHRAYVAKVGNRGTLDNGDGTAATDAQIGALVDTALARWQEESNGAISSFTRVDLRTFSTASDCSSGSTLYNEAATNAYPGVSFSSTSGNHLIVVGGTTCGGGIGTVGTSIASGGRLNFNWSPTKNLHTLLHELGHNLSLGHAHACTDALPGCASVGEYGNLYAIMGATVVADPPFTPAALDSFERARLGIADPDEIADVRLPAGRRTVRATYDLRARGTAAGLRGLRLVDPVGGAVRFVDWRSGGARDALSYYASSLATFQTRIPNPGITVEQVEADGRTATLQAYPKTNPAAGDVFGLTAGRAFTRGGTTVTAVALGTPGDPSSTARVEVALTDPTVAPDTAIVAGPDEGATILDPSPVLRFGPDPAEPGLQLDCRLDDAAWAPCTSPLTLPELADGLHVFRVRARDGDTLLDDSPAVRTFAVLRGAPAPAEDTAAPAEPPPAAATPTTVPAIPVTATPATAVPADARRPAKLTVRRASLSAARRRLVVVAPISARASGAVRVTLRAAGRTLRFRAPVVPARGRVTIRRTVGAAIARARTATLTLAYAGDADTAPQTVTVRLPLRPGR, encoded by the coding sequence GACCACGACCCTGCAGGGCGACCTCGTCGAGCTCAGCCACGGCCCCGAGCGCTATCTGCTCGAACGTCCGTCCGGTGAGCTCGTGCCCGTCGACTTCGGGGACGTGGAGCTGCCCGAGGCCTCCCTCGACAACCCGGTCACCGCGACCGTCACCGACGCCGGGGAGGTGCGCCGCGCGACGCTCGACACGTCCCCGCGCTCCACGACCGGCCCCGTCAGCTCCCACCGCGCGTACGTGGCGAAGGTCGGCAACCGCGGCACGCTGGACAACGGCGACGGCACCGCCGCGACCGACGCGCAGATCGGCGCGCTCGTCGACACCGCCCTGGCCCGCTGGCAGGAGGAGAGCAACGGCGCGATCTCGAGCTTCACGCGCGTCGACCTGCGGACCTTCTCGACGGCGTCGGACTGCTCGAGCGGCTCGACGCTCTACAACGAGGCCGCCACGAACGCCTACCCGGGCGTCTCGTTCTCCTCCACGTCGGGCAACCACCTGATCGTCGTCGGCGGCACGACCTGCGGCGGCGGGATCGGGACGGTCGGCACGAGCATCGCCAGCGGCGGCCGGCTGAACTTCAACTGGAGCCCGACGAAGAACCTCCACACGCTGCTGCACGAGCTCGGTCACAACCTCAGCCTCGGGCACGCGCACGCCTGCACGGACGCGCTGCCCGGCTGCGCGAGCGTCGGCGAGTACGGCAACCTCTACGCGATCATGGGGGCGACGGTCGTCGCCGACCCGCCGTTCACCCCCGCGGCGCTCGACAGCTTCGAGCGCGCCCGGCTCGGGATCGCGGACCCGGACGAGATCGCCGACGTGCGGCTGCCGGCCGGCCGGCGGACCGTCCGCGCCACCTACGACCTGCGCGCCCGCGGGACCGCCGCCGGCCTGCGCGGGCTGCGGCTCGTCGACCCGGTCGGCGGGGCGGTGCGGTTCGTGGACTGGCGCAGCGGCGGCGCCCGCGACGCGCTCTCCTACTACGCGTCCTCGCTGGCGACGTTCCAGACCCGGATCCCGAACCCCGGGATCACCGTCGAGCAGGTCGAGGCCGACGGGCGCACCGCGACGCTGCAGGCGTACCCGAAGACGAACCCGGCCGCCGGCGACGTGTTCGGCCTGACCGCGGGCCGCGCGTTCACCCGGGGCGGCACGACGGTGACCGCGGTCGCCCTCGGCACCCCGGGCGACCCGAGCTCGACCGCGCGCGTCGAGGTGGCGCTCACCGACCCGACCGTGGCGCCCGACACCGCGATCGTCGCCGGGCCGGACGAGGGCGCGACGATCCTCGATCCGTCCCCGGTCCTGCGCTTCGGCCCCGACCCCGCCGAGCCCGGCCTGCAGCTCGACTGCCGCCTGGACGACGCGGCGTGGGCGCCGTGCACGAGCCCGCTGACCCTGCCCGAGCTCGCCGACGGCCTGCACGTCTTCCGCGTCCGCGCGCGCGACGGCGACACGCTGCTGGACGACTCCCCCGCGGTGCGGACCTTCGCGGTCCTCCGGGGTGCGCCCGCCCCCGCGGAGGACACGGCCGCCCCGGCCGAGCCGCCCCCTGCCGCCGCGACCCCGACCACCGTCCCTGCCATCCCGGTGACCGCCACGCCGGCGACCGCCGTGCCCGCGGACGCCCGGCGACCGGCGAAGCTCACCGTGCGCCGCGCGTCGCTGTCGGCGGCCAGGCGCCGGCTCGTCGTCGTCGCCCCGATCAGCGCCCGCGCCTCCGGCGCCGTGCGCGTGACGCTGCGGGCGGCCGGACGGACGCTGCGGTTCCGGGCGCCGGTCGTCCCGGCCCGGGGCCGGGTGACGATCCGCCGCACGGTCGGCGCCGCGATCGCGCGCGCCCGCACCGCGACGTTGACGCTCGCCTACGCGGGCGACGCGGACACCGCGCCGCAGACCGTCACGGTCCGCCTGCCGCTGCGCCCCGGGCGCTGA
- the groES gene encoding co-chaperone GroES — translation MSLNLKPLGDRLIVRAIDEEETTASGLVLPDTAKEKPQKGEVLAVGDGKLEDDGKRIPLDVAAGDTVLYSKYGGTEIKVDGEDLLVLRESDVLAKVTK, via the coding sequence ATGTCCCTGAACCTGAAGCCGCTGGGTGATCGCCTGATCGTCCGCGCCATCGACGAGGAGGAGACCACGGCCAGCGGCCTGGTGCTCCCCGACACCGCCAAGGAGAAGCCCCAGAAGGGCGAGGTCCTCGCGGTCGGCGACGGCAAGCTCGAGGACGACGGCAAGCGCATCCCGCTCGACGTCGCCGCCGGCGACACCGTCCTGTACAGCAAGTACGGCGGCACCGAGATCAAGGTCGACGGCGAGGACCTCCTGGTCCTTCGCGAGTCCGACGTCCTCGCCAAGGTCACGAAGTAG
- a CDS encoding FkbM family methyltransferase: protein MSATPEIAKARVRELLLRAADRAGLEVRRRGRGVRRTLTEVLEHYAALGVAPATLVDVGVAAGTPVLYDAFPHARRLLVEPLREWEPTLRDLVAAAPAGSAYELCAAGPQPGELEIGVHRVLACSSMVGDRAGDGADVERRVVPVRRLDDVVAAHGLDDGRPVVLKADVEGAELEVLKGAPATLERTQLVLLEVSLFALNPGGAQLAEVVGWMAEHGWAVADLYDGHVRPLDGQLAQIDIAFTREDGPLRADHRYARPEQADALYRSWGL from the coding sequence GTGTCCGCCACCCCCGAGATCGCCAAGGCCCGCGTCCGCGAGCTCCTCCTGCGCGCCGCCGACAGGGCCGGGCTCGAGGTCCGGCGCCGCGGCCGCGGCGTGCGCCGCACCCTCACCGAGGTCCTCGAGCACTACGCGGCGCTCGGCGTCGCCCCCGCCACCCTCGTCGACGTCGGGGTCGCCGCGGGCACCCCCGTCCTCTACGACGCGTTCCCGCACGCCCGCCGGCTGCTCGTCGAGCCGCTGCGCGAGTGGGAGCCGACACTGCGCGACCTCGTCGCCGCCGCGCCCGCCGGATCCGCCTACGAGCTGTGCGCGGCCGGCCCGCAGCCGGGCGAGCTGGAGATCGGCGTCCACCGCGTCCTGGCCTGCTCGAGCATGGTCGGAGACCGCGCCGGAGACGGGGCCGACGTCGAGCGGCGCGTCGTGCCCGTCCGGCGCCTGGACGACGTCGTCGCCGCCCACGGGCTCGACGACGGTCGTCCGGTCGTGCTGAAGGCCGACGTCGAGGGCGCCGAGCTCGAGGTCCTCAAGGGCGCCCCCGCGACGCTCGAGCGCACGCAGCTCGTGCTCCTGGAGGTCTCGCTCTTCGCGCTGAACCCCGGCGGCGCGCAGCTCGCCGAGGTCGTCGGCTGGATGGCCGAGCACGGCTGGGCCGTCGCCGACCTCTACGACGGGCACGTCCGCCCGCTCGACGGGCAGCTCGCCCAGATCGACATCGCCTTCACGCGCGAGGACGGCCCGCTGCGGGCCGACCACCGCTACGCGCGGCCCGAGCAGGCCGACGCGCTCTACCGCTCCTGGGGGCTCTAG
- a CDS encoding NUDIX hydrolase: MARPDPEFSCGGVVVRDGQCIVIVPTRRAADGSKVLALPKGHPDPGETPEQAALREVREEAGVTCEVREKLGEVRYWYQRDGRRIAKVVAFFLLDYVDGDPADHDHEVEDARWVPLQEAARTLTYDGERSMAEKAVSLVIGTG, encoded by the coding sequence ATGGCGCGCCCCGACCCCGAGTTCTCCTGCGGCGGCGTCGTCGTCCGTGACGGCCAGTGCATCGTGATCGTGCCGACGCGGCGCGCCGCGGACGGCTCGAAGGTGCTCGCGCTGCCGAAGGGGCACCCGGATCCGGGCGAGACGCCCGAGCAGGCCGCGCTGCGCGAGGTCCGCGAGGAGGCGGGCGTCACCTGCGAGGTCCGCGAGAAGCTCGGCGAGGTCCGCTACTGGTACCAGCGCGACGGCCGGCGGATCGCGAAGGTCGTCGCCTTCTTCCTGCTCGACTACGTGGACGGGGACCCGGCCGACCACGACCACGAGGTCGAGGACGCCCGCTGGGTGCCGCTGCAGGAGGCCGCGCGGACGCTCACCTACGACGGCGAGCGGAGCATGGCCGAGAAGGCGGTGTCCCTCGTGATCGGCACCGGGTAG